In Selenomonas dianae, a genomic segment contains:
- a CDS encoding flavodoxin has product MYGKILIAYFSASPSRRTEQIAHKIADVIRADLYEIAPAVPYTQEDLNWNDDQSRSSVEMRDPHSRPAIAGEPLDLTQYPVIFVGFPIWWYVAPHIINTFLESYDLTGKTVVPFATSGGSSMGQTTAHLRPSAEGALMKEGRRFEMGETPMAINSWIAALGI; this is encoded by the coding sequence ATGTATGGGAAAATACTGATTGCCTACTTTTCCGCATCACCCTCACGGCGGACGGAGCAGATCGCACACAAGATTGCCGATGTGATCCGTGCGGATCTCTATGAGATCGCGCCCGCCGTCCCCTATACGCAGGAGGATCTCAACTGGAATGATGATCAGAGCCGTTCCAGTGTGGAGATGCGCGACCCGCACAGCCGTCCCGCGATTGCGGGCGAGCCGCTTGACCTGACGCAATATCCCGTGATCTTCGTCGGGTTTCCGATCTGGTGGTATGTCGCGCCCCATATTATCAATACGTTCCTTGAAAGCTATGATCTGACGGGCAAGACCGTCGTTCCGTTTGCGACATCGGGCGGCAGCTCCATGGGGCAGACGACCGCCCACCTGCGACCCTCGGCAGAGGGCGCATTGATGAAGGAAGGCCGCCGCTTTGAGATGGGGGAAACACCGATGGCGATCAACTCGTGGATCGCCGCGCTCGGGATCTGA